Within Terriglobia bacterium, the genomic segment CCGAGAGGCAGCCGATCGCATACTTCTCGGCTGAGTTTGGCCTGACGGAGAGCATTGCCATATACTCGGGCGGACTGGGACTGCTTGCCGGAGATCACTTGAGGTCGGCAAGCGACCTGGGCGTTCCGGTGGTTGGCGTAGGGCTGCTATATCAGCAGGGCTACTTCCGCCAATACCTGAACGCGGACGGCTGGCAGCAGGAACGCTATCCCGAGAACGACTTCTACACTCTGCCGCTGCGTCTGGAACGCACGGCCGACGGGAGCACCGTAACGGTCGCGGTCGAATATCCGGGCCGTACCGTACAGGCACAGGTCTGGCGCGCACAGGTCGGTCGAGTGCCGCTGTATCTGCTCGACACCAACATCCCGGCGAACCGTCCGGAAGATCAGGAGATGACCGACCAGTTGTACGGCGGTGACCGGGAGGTGCGGGTCAAGCAGGAGATCCTGCTGGGAATCGGGGGCTATCGGGCGCTCCGCGCCGTCGGCCTGGAACCGGTTGTGTGCCACATGAACGAGGGGCACTCAGCGTTCATGGCGCTGGAGAGATGCCGGCGGCTGATGTCGGAACAGGGCATGTCATTCGCCGAAGCCCGCGAGGCGACGATGGCGGGCACCGTTTTTACAACCCATACACCCGTACCCTCCGGCAACGACTATTTCGCCCCAGCCCTGGTGGAGAAATATTTCGGCCTGTATGCCACCCAGCTGAACCTCTCGATGCGCGATTTTCTGGCCTTGGGCCGGCAGAATGCCCATAACGACGGCGAGGACTTCTGTATGACAATCCTGGCCCTGCGCATGGCCGGGCACAGCAACGGCGTCAGCAAGCTGCACGGCCTGATCTCGCGCAAGATGTGGCAGAATGTCTGGCCGGGAATTACCCTCGATGAAGTCCCGATCACCTCGATCACAAATGGCGTCCACGCGCCTACCTGGGTCAGCCGGGATATGGCCGGGCTCTTCACCCGCTATCTCGGGCCGCGCTGGCGCGAGGACCCCGGCGACTACGCGCTCTGGAGCCGCATTCATCACATTCCGGACGAAGAGCTCTGGCGCACGCATGAGCGGCGGCGCGAGCGCCTGGTCGCCTTCGCGCGCCAGCGGCTGCGCGCGCAAATGGAGGCCGTCGGTGCTCCGCCTGCCGAAGCGGCCCAAGCCGATGAGATCCTTGATCCTGAAGCTCTCACGATCGGCTTCGCGCGCCGCTTCGCAACCTACAAGCGCGCCACCCTGCTGCTGCGCAATCCTGAGCGCCTGATCCGCATCCTGAATGAGAAGAACCGCCCCGTTCAGCTCATTTTCGCCGGAAAAGCCCATCCCCATGATGCTGCCGGCAAGGAGCTCATCCGCAAGATCATCCACTTCGCGAGAAACCCGGAGGCACGCCGGCGCGTTGTTTTCCTGGAAGATTATGACATCACCGTTGGACGCTACCTCGTTCAGGGCGTAGACGTCTGGCTCAACACGCCGCGACGGCCCCTGGAAGCCAGCGGCACCAGCGGCATGAAAGCAGCGCTCAATGGCGCCATCAACCTCAGCATTCTCGACGGATGGTGGGACGAGGCGTACAGCCCGGAGACGGGGTGGGCCATCGGTCGCGGCGAGGAATATGGCGACGAGACCTATCAGGACGAAGTCGAGTCGAATGCTCTCTACGATCTTCTCGAGAAAGAGATCGTGCCCCTGTTCTTCACCCGTGCGGCAAACGGGCTGCCGCGGGCATGGCTCGGCAAAATGAAGACCTCGATGCGCGTTCTCGGGCCGCAGTTTAACGCCAAACGCATGGTGCGCGAATACGTAGAAGAGTTCTATCTGCCTTCTCAGGAACGTTACACAGCTCTGGCCAACGACCGCTTCCGGCGGGCCAAGGACCTGGTTTCCTGGAAGGAGCGACTGCGCTACCGCTGGCAGGACATCAGAATCGTCGAGGTCAAGAGTGATCTGCACGACAACTTCAAGGTCGGCGATCCGCTGCAGGTGCACGCCTATCTGAAACTCGGACAGCTGTCCCCGGACGATGTGTCGATCGAACTGTATCACGGGCCTCTGGATGCCCGGGGCCACATTACGCGCCCCAGGCTCATCCCGATGGCCCCGAACGGCACCGGCAACGGAGACGTGCACGAGTTCTGCGGCACCATCGAACCGAGCACAAGCGGCCGGCACGGCTATACGGTGCGTGTCCTACCCAAAAACCCGGATCTGGCGGCACCCCACAAGGAGGGTCTGGTCTTGTGGACCTGACCCCTCCTCTGATACCCTTCCGTGCTCGATTTACGAACGACGCTGGATGAATCGGATCCAATTGTCATTCATCTTTCCTGGCGGATAGGGGTACGGCCGGATGGCTCCACGCAACCATGTTACATGCGTCATCTACGATATGGATGGATTGCTCCTCAACACGGAGCCTTTCTATACCAAAGCCTCCCAGCTTATTGCCGCCCGCTACGGCAAGGTATTCGACTGGTCCGTAAAGTCCCGTATGATCGGCCAGCGTGCTGCGGATTCCGCACGCATATTCACAGAGGCGCTCGGGCTGCCGATGACGCCCGCAGAGTACCTGCTGGCACGTCAGGCGGTGCTGGAGGAGCTCTTTCCCCAGGCGGAGCCCATGCCCGGCGCCATCCGACTCACGGAGCATCTGCATCAGCACGGGGTGCTCCAGGCAGTCGCGACCAGCTCCGATCAGCGGCATTTCGGGCTCAAGACCAGTCGTCACCAGCGCTGGTTCGGCATCTTCGATTGCATCGTCATCGGCGACGATCCGGCGGTCTGCGAAGGGAAACCTGCGCCCGACATCTTCCTGATTACGGCGGAACGGCTCCGGATTTCGCCTTCAGCTTGTCTTGTTTTTGAAGACTCGCCCGTGGGTGTGGAGGCCGCGCGCGCTGCAGGCATGTCCGTGATTGCGGTCCCCGATCCGCACCTGAAACCCGAGATCTTCCAGGCCGCCGATCAGGTTCTTCGGAACCTCAACGAGTTTGAACCTGCGGCGTGGGGCCTTCCGCCATTCCAGCACTAGGGAGTCCCGGGAGGCAATGCAAACCACTGGTCGATGGGTTGGGATTCCAGCCAACGCTGGGCACGCAGTGCCGCCATGCAACCGAATCCTGCCGCAGTAATGGCCTGGCGGTACTCGTGGTCGTGAACATCGCCGGCGGCGAAGACCCCTTCCATGCTGGTCTCCACGTAATCGTGGGTAACGATGTATCCGCGTGGATTCAGCTCGAGGGCGCCGACGAGAAATCCGGTGCGCGGACTGTGCCCGATGCCCATGAAGACTCCGTCGATGCGCTCGACTCTCTCGGCACCGGTCGGAAGGTCTTTCACGCGCACGGCCTCGAGCACATCACCGCCCAGGTATCCAGTCAGAGTTGTGTTCCAGAGAAAGCAGATCCTGGGATTGGCTCTTGCGCGTTCTTCCATGATCTTGCTGGCACGCAGCTTGTCGCGACGATGCACGACCAGCACCTTCGCCGCATGATGGGCCAGCGTCAGGGCCTCCTCCATCGCCGTATCTCCCCCGCCAATCACCATGACTTCTTTGCCGCGGAAGAACAGGCCGTCACAAACGGCGCAGGCCGAAAGCCCACGGTTGCGGAACTTCATTTCATCCGGAAGCTGGAGCCAGTTGGCGGAAGCCCCGGTCGCAACGATGACGGTGCGCGCCGAATGCCATTCATCCCCAATACGCACCCCGAAGGGCCCGCGCGCCGCGAAAGCGACTTCGTCGACATCCCTCTCCATGATCTCGGTGCCGAAACGCTCGGCCTGCTTGCGCATCCGATCCATCAGCTCCGGGCCGGTAATCCCCGAGGGAAAGCCCGGATAGTTCTCGACCTCGCTCGTGAACATGAGCTGCCCGCCGGGCAACTGGAGGTCCTTGGGTTCCGAGGCAATCAGCAAAGGCGACAGGCTGGCGCGCGCGGCATAGATCGCCGCCGTATAACCGGCCGGCCCTGAACCGATAATTATCAGCTTTCGCATAATCCTCCCCTTGCGATTTCAATATCCTAGCAGGATTTGCCGGGAGCTTCAGAAACGATTGAGCACCGGCGTGCTCGGGCTCATCATCGCAGTCGAATGCCGCCGCAGCGGCTTCAACGGCGACAGCGATCCCCACCCATTGCCGTCCGCCACCAGCTTTCGTAGTGTTCCACGGGCACTGCGACTCAGGCACGCGTTACTTCACTTGCCGGCCTGCAGCGCCAGATAGTTCTGGAGTCCCATTCCCTGGATCAGATCCTGCTGTTCCTCGAGCCCGTCGACGTGAGCCTCTTCGTCTTTCAGCAGCTTCTTGAGCAGCTCGGCTGTGCCGTTGTCCTTGGCCTCGATCGCCAGAGCGATAAGTTTGTTGTACATCGCAACCGCTTCCAGCTCGAGGTGCAGATCATTCTCGATCATCTCGGGCACGGTCTGCCCGACATTGAGTTTTCGATATTTAACCATATTCGGTGCGCCTTCTAGGAAGAGGCTGCGCTCAATGAGTGCCTCGGCGTGCTTCATCTCATCCATCGATTCCTTCTTGATGAAGCCGGAAAGCTTACTGTACCCCCAGTTCTCACACATCTCCGAATGCAGGATGTATTGATTGATCGCTGTCAACTCTTCACTCAGCGCCTCATTGAGCGCTTCCAGGACTTTTGGATTTCCTTTCATGGAGAACCTCCCTTTGAGAACGGTCTCGAATTTGCGAGGGAGCCCCTGGAGTGTGCCAGCTTGCACGCGCCTTGCCGTTCACCCAAAGGGGGCAGCAAGTTGCCACACTCCAAGAGACCCCATTACTGATTCTTGATGGTGATGCGCTTCTTGTCTTTCCCGCCGTATTTGGAAACAGTATTGAACTCTATCCAGCCTTCGCTGCCCGACATTTTCACCAGGCAGCGATATCGTCTGGCATCCTTGCCGCGCAGCCGGAAATCGGCTCCTTTCGTGGCCAGGGCCGGAACCGCGCTCGCCGCATTCAGCACATCCAGTCTCGGCGAGCCCGCGGGGATTTCCACTATCGAGATGTTGTCCGACGATGAGACCGTCAATCTGTCGTTCACGGCCGTTTTGAGCAGGACCGCCCGGTCCGAAGAAGTCGGATAGACACGGTCGTTCTTGACCGTGACGTCAATCCAGTAGAGATCTCCAGTAGCAGGCGTGACCAGGATCCGGTCGACCTGCACCCTGGGGAATTGGCTTGCACAGTACAAAATGAAGTTCGCCTGCTTGAGCGCCTCCCCTTCCATGTAGCGGGCGGGCGGAGTCCGGTCCACGTGTTTCTTGGCCGTACCGCCGATCCAGATTTCCCCCAAGTCGGGATGGTTGAACTTGTGAGGAGTAATCCAGCCTTCCCCGGTCAGCTCGGTATCGATCCACTTCATGTACTCGTCATCATCGACCCTGCCGTCGTTGTTCAGGTCGGCTTCAGAAACGGCGCTGCCCCACAATTCAATCAGATAGGAATAAGCGCCCAGCATGTAATACGAATTTGCTTGCGCTTGGCCGGAAAGGCCGCTGATGGTCGGAGTGTAATCTTTGAGTATACGTGCGCCCTGGGCGACAATGGCAGTCTGGGTGTCCATGTCCGTCTGATACTCAGGCGCCACGGTCCGGCTGAAGAGCTGCGCGTACTTGTTGGTCTTGCGCATCTCCTGCAGCTGCTGCGCGATCCGGGCATCGGCCTGCTGCCGCTGTTCCGGGGTCTGATTGGCGGGACGCGAGTCCGGTGGGGCGGCAAACATGATCAGCCTGCCGGTGTTGTGGAAATGGAAGCTCGCAAAGATGTTGGGATGCCTGCGCTGGAATTCGAACACGTTGCGGGTTTCTCTCTCCGACAACGGGTACGGCCAACTGGAACTCAGGTCCCATCCGTAAGGGAAGTTCCGGTTGGGATCCGGCCCCCCGATGTCGTCCTCGTTGATGCGCCCGTCGCCGTCATTGTCGTAGCCTTCCTCGCCCATGCGCCGGAAGCGCTTCGCCGCATCGCTCGGATCGGTAATCCGAACAAACCGCCTCTGGTCGGCTGACAGCTTGTAGTCTCCGGCCGGATCCTCGATCCACATTGCGGAAATCTCGCCGTCACCGTCGACATCTTCCGTCCTGTCCTCGTCGTACAAGCCGTCGCCGTCGTTGTCCTCCATGCGGTAGGGCTCACGGGGGTTGTTGGCGGTGTTTGGAAAGGAGGCGTAGGAGTCGTTGGCATCGACGTTCAGGCCGGGAAGGACATAGAAAGTTCGAGTGTTGAGCAGATCGTACACGTATGGGTCATAATCGTAGCGGGTCAGGAGATACCAGGCGGCATACAACGAGCAGGTGATGCCATTGATCTCATTTCCGTGAATGGCGCCGTCGATCCACATCGCCGTTTTCTCTTCCGGCTTCCCTGTGGACTTCGCCGTAATGGTCAACAGGTACTGGTCCCGCCCCATTCGGCTCTTGCCGATGCTGCTGATATCGGCCAGCTGGGGATACTGCTTCGCCAGGTCCTGCATGATCTTCGTCCACTCGGCGTAAGAGTAGTAGTGTTTCCAGCTGATGGGAAAGTCAAGTTCGCCATGGTAGCCGCCGGGACTGTTCTGCAGTTTTTTCTGCGCCACCGCCGGACTAAACCCGATAACCGTCACCAGGGCGACCAGGAGAAGAACCGGCACCGATATGAAATGCTTTCTCGTACGCATGATGGGCCCCCGATCTATTTAATTGGAAGTTCCTTGACTCTGGTACCGCCCTTTTGTGACGTCAACACAACCTGGAGCGGCGTGTCGCCCTCGATTGCGACGAGCCAGGAAATATCTCGAGTGTTGCCGGAGCCTCGAACCTGCAGTTGTTCCGGAGCAGCCCCGCGTCCTCTGCCCTGAGGAGGCGCACCCGGCGCCCCAGCACCGCCGCGGCCACCTCGCCCCGCGGGCGCCCCCGCATCAGCAGCCGGAACGCTGTAGGCAGGAATCTTCATGACTCCCTCGAGAATGCCGAGTCTTGTCCACGGAGTGCCCTCCAGAAAATGGATCTTGTCCCGGTCGCCGATCAGCCAGATCACGTCCTCGCGATTGCCTCGCAGCTGGGCCCCTCCGGCGATCTGTGTGGCAAGCTCGCCCATATTCTTTACAGTTGCCGTCACCTGGACGACCTTATATTTCCCCACAGGCTTTCCCTTCTTGATGGTGAAGGTATCCCCCTGCTGCTCGACCCTCGCGTCGCTGGCATTGTCGGTGGTGTAAAGGACGGTTGCCTTCGCGTCGCTGATCTCCAGGCGGGGCAGCAGCTTCGCCTTGTAGAGTTCGAACTGCCAGTGG encodes:
- the glgP gene encoding alpha-glucan family phosphorylase → MTRPIFTYAVAPSLPKEMECLREISFNLLWTWDHELLELFMRLDPELWEQTNHNPVEMIGRIKQEVLNAAVRDDAFLAQLERAVERCREYMNSRSTWFQKTHDGTERQPIAYFSAEFGLTESIAIYSGGLGLLAGDHLRSASDLGVPVVGVGLLYQQGYFRQYLNADGWQQERYPENDFYTLPLRLERTADGSTVTVAVEYPGRTVQAQVWRAQVGRVPLYLLDTNIPANRPEDQEMTDQLYGGDREVRVKQEILLGIGGYRALRAVGLEPVVCHMNEGHSAFMALERCRRLMSEQGMSFAEAREATMAGTVFTTHTPVPSGNDYFAPALVEKYFGLYATQLNLSMRDFLALGRQNAHNDGEDFCMTILALRMAGHSNGVSKLHGLISRKMWQNVWPGITLDEVPITSITNGVHAPTWVSRDMAGLFTRYLGPRWREDPGDYALWSRIHHIPDEELWRTHERRRERLVAFARQRLRAQMEAVGAPPAEAAQADEILDPEALTIGFARRFATYKRATLLLRNPERLIRILNEKNRPVQLIFAGKAHPHDAAGKELIRKIIHFARNPEARRRVVFLEDYDITVGRYLVQGVDVWLNTPRRPLEASGTSGMKAALNGAINLSILDGWWDEAYSPETGWAIGRGEEYGDETYQDEVESNALYDLLEKEIVPLFFTRAANGLPRAWLGKMKTSMRVLGPQFNAKRMVREYVEEFYLPSQERYTALANDRFRRAKDLVSWKERLRYRWQDIRIVEVKSDLHDNFKVGDPLQVHAYLKLGQLSPDDVSIELYHGPLDARGHITRPRLIPMAPNGTGNGDVHEFCGTIEPSTSGRHGYTVRVLPKNPDLAAPHKEGLVLWT
- a CDS encoding HAD-IA family hydrolase, which encodes MAPRNHVTCVIYDMDGLLLNTEPFYTKASQLIAARYGKVFDWSVKSRMIGQRAADSARIFTEALGLPMTPAEYLLARQAVLEELFPQAEPMPGAIRLTEHLHQHGVLQAVATSSDQRHFGLKTSRHQRWFGIFDCIVIGDDPAVCEGKPAPDIFLITAERLRISPSACLVFEDSPVGVEAARAAGMSVIAVPDPHLKPEIFQAADQVLRNLNEFEPAAWGLPPFQH
- the trxB gene encoding thioredoxin-disulfide reductase is translated as MRKLIIIGSGPAGYTAAIYAARASLSPLLIASEPKDLQLPGGQLMFTSEVENYPGFPSGITGPELMDRMRKQAERFGTEIMERDVDEVAFAARGPFGVRIGDEWHSARTVIVATGASANWLQLPDEMKFRNRGLSACAVCDGLFFRGKEVMVIGGGDTAMEEALTLAHHAAKVLVVHRRDKLRASKIMEERARANPRICFLWNTTLTGYLGGDVLEAVRVKDLPTGAERVERIDGVFMGIGHSPRTGFLVGALELNPRGYIVTHDYVETSMEGVFAAGDVHDHEYRQAITAAGFGCMAALRAQRWLESQPIDQWFALPPGTP
- the bfr gene encoding bacterioferritin, coding for MKGNPKVLEALNEALSEELTAINQYILHSEMCENWGYSKLSGFIKKESMDEMKHAEALIERSLFLEGAPNMVKYRKLNVGQTVPEMIENDLHLELEAVAMYNKLIALAIEAKDNGTAELLKKLLKDEEAHVDGLEEQQDLIQGMGLQNYLALQAGK